In a single window of the Raphanus sativus cultivar WK10039 chromosome 9, ASM80110v3, whole genome shotgun sequence genome:
- the LOC108828213 gene encoding RNA-dependent RNA polymerase 2, translating to MVSETTRSTLKLTNVPQTIVADELLRFLELHLGADSVFALEIPTSRDNWKPRDFALVQFASLEAKSRARLLSSQSKLLFKSRNLRVSEAYDDIIPRPVDPIKRLDGVVLTAGFPEAEEGRFCALEKWGGVRCWVVEEKRRVELWVWESGDCYKCEVRFEDIVETVPCCVNGVSEINAFLLRLKYGPKIYKQVSGPNIATKFKSDRYSFCKEDFDFMWIRSTDFSRVKSIGTSTCFCLEVDNGSTMSDIFSSFPYYREDTLSLTTVDGNTFASANQIVPLLNTANLGIEIPYEILFQLNSLVHAQKISLFAGSDMGLISILCGLSLETALTILKKLHQQSSICYDPISFVKAHSQSVVKKKMAHSPASAYKRLTEQNIMSCQRAYVTPSKIYLLGPELETANYVVKNFAEHASDFMRITFVEEDWSKIPANALSVNSKEGYFVKPFRTNIYHRVLSVLGEGITVGPKKFEFLAFSASQLRGNSVWMFASNEKVKAEDIREWMGCFRKIRSISKCAARMGQLFSASRQTLNVRAQDVEQIPDIEVTTDGADYCFSDGIGKISLAFAKQVAQKCGLSHIPSAFQIRYGGYKGVIAVDRSSFRKLSLRDSMLKFDSNNRMLNVTRWTESMPCFLNREIICLLSTLGIEDTVFEAMQEGHLSILGNMLEDRHAALNVLQKLSGESSKNLLVKMLLQGYAPSSEPYLSMMLRVHHESQLSELKSRCRILVPKGRILIGCMDEMGILEYGQVYVRVTLTKAELESREQSYFRKIDEETSVVVGKVVVTKNPCLHPGDIRVLDAIYEVNFEQKGFLDCIVFPQKGERPHPNECSGGDLDGDQFFVSWDEKLIPSQMDPPMDYAGSRPRIMDHDVTLEEIHKFFVDYMISDTLGVISTAHLVHADRDPEKARSQKCIELANLHSRAVDFAKTGAPAEMPFALKPREFPDFLERFEKPTYISGSVFGKLYRAVKSTLAQRKPEDAERENKMAYDSTLEAAGFESFIETAKAHRDMYAEKLSSLMNYYGAANEEEILTGILRTKEMYLQRDNRRYGDMKDRITLSVKDLQREAMGWFEKRCEDGQERKKLASAWYYVTYNPSHDDEKPKFLSFPWIVGDVLLGIKAESAERETEGMVIA from the exons ATGGTCTCAGAGACAACGCGATCGACTCTTAAACTCACCAACGTCCCTCAGACCATAGTCGCGGACGAACTCCTCCGCTTCCTAGAGCTCCACCTCGGCGCAGACTCCGTATTCGCCCTCGAAATCCCCACCTCTCGCGATAACTGGAAGCCACGCGACTTCGCCCTCGTGCAATTCGCCTCCCTCGAAGCCAAGTCCCGCGCTCGGCTCCTCTCTTCCCAGAGCAAGCTCCTCTTCAAGTCCCGTAACCTAAGAGTCTCCGAAGCCTACGACGACATCATCCCTCGCCCCGTAGATCCAATCAAAAGGCTCGACGGCGTCGTTTTGACCGCTGGATTTCCCGAGGCGGAGGAAGGGAGGTTCTGTGCCCTAGAGAAATGGGGAGGCGTGAGGTGTTGGGTTGtagaggagaagaggagagtgGAGCTTTGGGTTTGGGAGAGTGGAGATTGTTACAAGTGTGAGGTTAGGTTTGAGGATATCGTTGAAACTGTTCCCTGCTGCGTCAACGGCGTCTCTGAGATCAATGCCTTTCTTCTTAGG CTGAAATATGGACCGAAGATATATAAACAAGTATCAGGACCGAATATAGCCACCAAGTTTAAATCTGATCGGTACAGTTTCTGCAAGGAGGATTTTGATTTCATGTGGATTCGCTCAACTGATTTCTCCCGTGTTAAGTCCATCGGTACATCCACTTGCTTTTGTTTGGAAGTGGACAACGGCTCAACGATGTCTGACATCTTCTCAAGCTTCCCTTACTATAGAGAAGACACTTTGAGCCTTACAACAGTGGATGGGAATACCTTTGCCTCTGCAAATCAAATTGTCCCTCTCTTGAATACAGCTAATCTGGGGATTGAGATTCCATACGAGATCCTTTTCCAGCTCAATTCGCTGGTTCACGCCCAGAAAATCAGTCTTTTCGCCGGTTCGGATATGGGATTGATCAGCATCCTTTGTGGTTTGAGCTTGGAAACTGCATTGACGATCCTCAAGAAACTGCACCAGCAAAGCTCTATCTGTTATGATCCAATCTCATTTGTCAAGGCTCATTCACAATCCGTGGTTAAGAAGAAGATGGCGCATTCCCCTGCATCAGCCTATAAGAGATTGACTGAGCAGAACATAATGAGTTGTCAGAGAGCTTATGTCACACCTTCAAAGATTTATCTGTTGGGTCCAGAGCTTGAGACTGCCAATTACGTTGTGAAGAACTTTGCAGAGCATGCCTCGGATTTCATGAGGATTACTTTTGTGGAAGAAGATTGGAGCAAGATTCCAGCGAATGCGCTTTCTGTGAACTCAAAGGAAGGCTATTTTGTGAAACCCTTTAGAACCAACATCTATCACAGGGTGTTGTCAGTCCTTGGAGAAGGTATCACCGTCGGCCCTAAAAAGTTCGAGTTCTTGGCTTTCTCAGCGAGCCAGCTGCGAGGAAACTCCGTCTGGATGTTTGCTTCTAACGAGAAAGTAAAAGCTGAAGATATAAGAGAATGGATGGGTTGTTTCCGTAAGATCCGAAGCATTTCTAAATGTGCTGCTAGGATGGGCCAGCTGTTCAGCGCTTCCCGGCAAACACTTAATGTCCGTGCGCAAGATGTTGAGCAGATTCCTGACATAGAAGTGACTACTGATGGTGCTGACTACTGCTTCTCGGATGGCATAGGGAAAATTTCCTTGGCATTTGCTAAGCAAGTTGCACAGAAGTGTGGACTGAGCCATATCCCTTCAGCATTTCAAATCCGATATGGTGGCTACAAAGGTGTGATTGCAGTTGACCGCAGTTCCTTCAGAAAGCTGTCTCTGCGTGATAGTATGCTGAAATTTGATTCCAACAACAGGATGCTCAACGTGACCAGGTGGACAGAGTCGATGCCTTGCTTCTTAAACCGGGAGATCATTTGCCTTTTGTCAACTCTCGGAATAGAAGATACTGTGTTTGAGGCGATGCAAGAGGGGCATCTATCTATACTGGGGAACATGCTTGAAGACCGCCATGCGGCACTGAACGTTCTGCAGAAACTGAGCGGAGAAAGTTCCAAGAATCTGCTAGTTAAGATGCTGCTACAAGGATATGCACCGAGTTCAGAGCCTTACCTCTCAATGATGCTTCGTGTGCACCACGAGAGCCAGCTTTCTGAACTAAAGAGCAGGTGCAGGATACTTGTACCCAAAGGACGGATCTTGATCGGATGCATGGATGAAATGGGTATACTGGAGTATGGCCAAGTGTACGTTCGTGTTACACTGACTAAAGCGGAACTGGAATCCCGCGAACAGAGCTACTTCCGCAAGATTGACGAGGAAACATCTGTGGTGGTTGGTAAAGTGGTTGTGACGAAAAACCCTTGTCTTCACCCTGGTGACATCAGAGTTCTTGACGCAATATATGAGGTCAATTTTGAACAAAAGGGATTTCTAGATTGCATCGTCTTTCCTCAGAAGGGAGAGAG GCCACATCCAAATGAATGTTCTGGTGGTGATCTCGATGGAGACCAGTTTTTTGTTAGCTGGGATGAGAAGTTGATACCGAGCCAAATGGACCCTCCAATGGACTACGCTGGAAGCAGACCTCGTATAATGGATCATGATGTCACCTTGGAG GAAATCCACAAGTTTTTCGTTGACTATATGATAAGCGACACGCTAGGGGTGATCTCAACTGCACATTTGGTTCACGCAGACCGTGACCCGGAAAAAGCCCGGAGCCAGAAATGTATAGAGTTGGCAAACCTTCACTCCAGGGCTGTTGATTTTGCCAAAACTGGAGCTCCAGCTGAGATGCCTTTTGCCTTAAAGCCCAGAGAGTTCCCTGATTTCCTGGAACGGTTCGAGAAGCCAACGTACATCTCTGGGTCCGTGTTTGGGAAACTATACCGTGCTGTGAAAAGCACTTTAGCTCAGAGAAAGCCAGAAGACGCTGAGAGAGAGAACAAGATGGCTTACGACTCAACACTTGAAGCTGCTGGCTTCGAGAGCTTTATAGAGACGGCGAAAGCTCATAGAGACATGTATGCTGAGAAACTGAGCTCGTTGATGAACTACTACGGAGCTGCTAACGAAGAGGAGATTCTGACGGGGATTTTGAGAACCAAGGAGATGTATCTGCAGAGAGACAACCGGAGGTATGGTGACATGAAGGATAGGATTACATTGTCGGTTAAGGATTTGCAGAGAGAGGCCATGGGATGGTTCGAGAAGAGGTGCGAGGATGGACAAGAGAGGAAGAAGCTAGCATCGGCTTGGTACTATGTAACATACAACCCGAGCCATGACGATGAGAAGCCGAAATTCTTGAGCTTTCCGTGGATCGTAGGAGACGTTTTGCTGGGGATAAAGGCTGAAAGTGCGGAGAGAGAGACGGAGGGAATGGTGATAGCGTGA
- the LOC108823693 gene encoding V-type proton ATPase subunit E1, whose product MNDLDVSKQIQQMVRFIRQEAEEKANEISVSAEEEFNIEKLQLVEAEKKKIRQDYEKKEKQADVRKKIDYSMQLNASRIKVLQAQDDIVNAMKDQAAKDLLNVSADEDAYKQLLKDLIVQCLLRLKEPSVLLRCREEDLGLVESILEDAKEEYAGKANVHAPEVAVDTTIFLPPPPTSSDSHGLHCSGGVVLASRDGKIVCENTLDARLDVAFRMKLPVIRRSLFGQVAA is encoded by the exons ATGAACGACTTAGATGTGTCGAAGCAGATCCAGCAGATGGTGAGATTCATCCGGCAAGAGGCTGAGGAGAAGGCAAACGAGATCTCCGTCTCCGCTGAAGAA GAATTCAACATCGAGAAACTGCAGCTAGTTGAGGcggaaaagaagaagatcagGCAAGACTatgagaagaaggagaagcaagcTGATGTACGCAAGAAGAT TGATTACTCGATGCAGCTGAATGCGTCAAGGATCAAAGTTCTTCAAGCTCAGGATGATATTGTCAATGCCATGAAAGACCAAGCAGCTAAAGATCTTCTCAACGTCAGTGCCGATGAGGATGCCTACAAACAGCTTCTCAAGGATCTCATTGTTCAG TGTTTGCTTCGGTTGAAAGAGCCTTCTGTGTTGTTGCGTTGTCGTGAAGAGGACTTGGGTTTAGTTGAATCTATTCTTGAGGATGCAAAGGAGGAGTACGCTGGTAAAGCAAATGTTCATGCTCCAGAGGTTGCCGTGGACACAACTATATTCCTTCCCCCTCCTCCTACTTCTAGTGATTCTCATGGTCTTCACTG CTCTGGGGGTGTTGTGCTAGCTTCTCGTGATGGGAAAATCGTGTGCGAGAACACCCTCGATGCTCGTCTTGATGTGGCATTCCGTATGAAACTCCCAGTG ATCCGTAGGTCATTGTTTGGCCAAGTTGCTGCCTAA